One region of Paralichthys olivaceus isolate ysfri-2021 chromosome 12, ASM2471397v2, whole genome shotgun sequence genomic DNA includes:
- the rtn1a gene encoding reticulon-1a isoform X2 — MQATADMTKKESSWSSWKGQAIDLLYWRNVKQSGAVFSSVLLLLFSLTQFSVVSVGAYLALAALSATISFRIYKSVLQAVQKTDEGHPFKGYLEMEIALSQDQISKYADKILLYTNTCMRELRRLFLVQDLVDSLKFSVLMWLLTYVGALFNGLTLLILAVVSMFTMPVVYEKHQAQIDQYVGLIRTQVNSVVGKIQAKIPGAKRKEE; from the exons CGATTGACCTGCTCTACTGGAGGAATGTGAAGCAGTCCGGGGCCGTGTTCAGCAGCGTGCTCCTGCTCCTGTTCTCCCTGACCCAGTTCAGTGTGGTCAGCGTCGGGGCCTACTTAGCCCTGGCTGCCCTCTCTGCCACCATCAGCTTCAGGATCTACAAGTCTGTGCTGCAAGCCGTGCAGAAGACCGATGAGGGGCATCCTTTCAA AGGCTACCTGGAGATGGAAATCGCTCTATCCCAGGACCAGATTAGCAAATATGCCGACAAAATCCTGCTCTACACCAACACCTGTATGAGGGAGCTCCGCAGGCTGTTCCTCGTGCAGGATCTGGTCGACTCCTTGAAG TTTTCTGTTCTGATGTGGCTGCTGACCTATGTGGGCGCTCTCTTCAACGGCCTGACACTGCTCATCCTAG CTGTGGTCTCCATGTTCACCATGCCTGTGGTCTATGAGAAACACCAG GCACAGATTGATCAGTATGTGGGACTAATACGGACCCAGGTCAACTCTGTGGTGGGAAA GATCCAGGCAAAGATCCCCGGGGccaagaggaaggaggagtag
- the rtn1a gene encoding reticulon-1a isoform X3 translates to MGAAAIDLLYWRNVKQSGAVFSSVLLLLFSLTQFSVVSVGAYLALAALSATISFRIYKSVLQAVQKTDEGHPFKGYLEMEIALSQDQISKYADKILLYTNTCMRELRRLFLVQDLVDSLKFSVLMWLLTYVGALFNGLTLLILAVVSMFTMPVVYEKHQAQIDQYVGLIRTQVNSVVGKIQAKIPGAKRKEE, encoded by the exons ATGGGAGCCGCAG CGATTGACCTGCTCTACTGGAGGAATGTGAAGCAGTCCGGGGCCGTGTTCAGCAGCGTGCTCCTGCTCCTGTTCTCCCTGACCCAGTTCAGTGTGGTCAGCGTCGGGGCCTACTTAGCCCTGGCTGCCCTCTCTGCCACCATCAGCTTCAGGATCTACAAGTCTGTGCTGCAAGCCGTGCAGAAGACCGATGAGGGGCATCCTTTCAA AGGCTACCTGGAGATGGAAATCGCTCTATCCCAGGACCAGATTAGCAAATATGCCGACAAAATCCTGCTCTACACCAACACCTGTATGAGGGAGCTCCGCAGGCTGTTCCTCGTGCAGGATCTGGTCGACTCCTTGAAG TTTTCTGTTCTGATGTGGCTGCTGACCTATGTGGGCGCTCTCTTCAACGGCCTGACACTGCTCATCCTAG CTGTGGTCTCCATGTTCACCATGCCTGTGGTCTATGAGAAACACCAG GCACAGATTGATCAGTATGTGGGACTAATACGGACCCAGGTCAACTCTGTGGTGGGAAA GATCCAGGCAAAGATCCCCGGGGccaagaggaaggaggagtag